A single Mercenaria mercenaria strain notata chromosome 9, MADL_Memer_1, whole genome shotgun sequence DNA region contains:
- the LOC123546631 gene encoding solute carrier family 23 member 2-like, with protein MHSERNKTERKSDVNVDVEKPRYVLYGVEDVPSPPVCFLFGLQQAIMCIGGTLSLPYLIPGLICAEGNYELTSKLMSITLFMCGVATILQTLFGIRLGIVQGGSNLFLLPIIAMMASDKWKCPNIDDDSLNSTDTGADREELWESRMREIQGNLIVASITQVVLGCTGVLGILLRFVGPLTIAPTITMIGPLLVSILIQLCNQHWGIAFLSMGLTLLFSAYLANINPPFPAWTMQRRFHIVKFPLFQLFSVILSLGVGWFFCFILTASDVFPNNSTDPNYLVRTDAKLDAVERAPWLYFPYPFQFGTPTVSSVGYVGFLVVTLVSVLESVCDYHAAARMTGAPPPPPHAVNRGIAMEGIASIVSGMVGAGHGTTSYSHNIGAIGITKVIVYT; from the exons ATGCATTCTGAACGTAATAAAACTGAACGCAAATCTGACGTGAACGTAGACGTTGAGAAACCACGGTACGTTCTCTACGGTGTTGAAGACGTTCCATCGCCTCCAGTATGTTTTCTTTTCGGTTTGCAG cAAGCTATCATGTGTATAGGAGGAACTCTATCCCTGCCCTATCTTATACCCGGACTTATCTGTGCGGAGGGGAATTACGAACTGACTTCCAAGTTAATGAGTATAACTTTGTTTATGTGTGGAGTGGCGACCATTCTTCAGACACTGTTTGGTATAAG ACTTGGCATAGTGCAGGGAGGCtctaatttgtttcttttaccGATCATTGCAATGATGGCCTCAGACAAATGGAAATGTCCGAACATAG ATGATGACAGTTTGAATTCCACGGACACTGGAGCAGACCGCGAAGAACTATGGGAAAGTAGAATGAGAGAA ATCCAGGGAAATCTAATTGTTGCCTCTATAACTCAAGTTGTGCTTGGCTGTACTGGAGTACTTGGCATCCTACTGAGGTTTGTCGGACCATTAACAATCGCACCAACAATAACTATGATTGGTCCCCTCCTTGTCAGTATTTTGATACAGCTATGTAATCAGCACTGGGGTATTGCATTTTT GTCGATGGGGCTCACACTGCTATTCAGCGCCTACCTTGCTAACATAAACCCACCATTTCCGGCATGGACCATGCAAAGACGTTTTCACATTGTCAAATTCCCGTTATTTCAACTGTTTTCG GTAATACTTAGTCTAGGTGTTGGTTGGTTCTTCTGCTTTATTCTTACCGCCTCTGATGTGTTTCCCAACAACTCCACGGATCCTAATTATTTGGTGAGGACAGACGCCAAACTGGATGCTGTTGAGAGGGCTCCTTGGCTGTATTTCCCATATCCTT TCCAGTTTGGTACACCGACAGTTAGTTCTGTGGGTTATGTCGGATTCTTGGTGGTCACTTTGGTCTCAGTTCTAGAATCAGTGTGTGATTATCATGCTGCCGCCCGGATGACAGGAGCCCCGCCCCCACCACCTCACGCTGTCAATCGTGGAATAGCTATGGAAGGTATTGCCAGTATCGTTTCCGGTATGGTAGGGGCAGGACATGGTACTACTTCCTACAGTCACAACATAGGTGCCATAGGAATAACAAAGGTAATAGTATACACCTAG